Genomic DNA from Candidatus Tumulicola sp.:
AACGTATGCGGATCGATGACAGAGACGGTGTTCGAAATCGAATTCGGCACGTAGACGAGCGGGGTAGCGTCCGCCACCAAAGAGCTCAGCATGCCTTGGCGCGTTTGGGCGTAGACGTCGAGTTCAATGGGCATACGGGGTCTTAGCGTTTGTTGCGGGATTGCGGTCACCGGCGCCGGGAGTTTCGGAGCCGTAGCCTGCCCGGCGCAGCCCCCGCACAATATCACACTCGCCGCAATCGCAAACCAAAGGCGCGCTGCCATGACGCCAAGTTTTGGCGCGGGCGGGAGGTTACCTTGGGCGGTGTGAGCTCGACCGCGCCTTCGTCCGCTCGGGCTTCGATCAGCTGCTCGGGGCGACCGGCAATGGGGCAGATCACAAGTGCTGGCCGAGCGGCAAGAACGAAAGCGAGAACGGCTAGGGCGCGGCGAGCTTCACAATTTGATGCTAGCCGGACGAGCATAAGGAAGCCTGGGAAATTCAACAGACGCGCGTCTCGTCTAATCTTTGTCTAGTAACCGCAGCAGGATCCGCCCGCCTAGCGCGGTCAGAGCGAGCGCAAGCACGAACATCGCGGCAAGGAGTACTAAAGAGGCGCCGCCGCGTCCGAAGCCGCCGGTTTGGATTTCGGGGCCGTGGATGACGATGATGCCGATCGTCCAGATCAGCCCGATGACGATCATGGCCCACGCGCCGAGCCTGCCGCGCCGGCTGGCGTCGAACACGGCAAGCACCAGCAGCGCGTGAAGGCCGCCGACGACCAAACCCGCTTGAAGCATCGTGAGCCCGAGGCGCGCCGTTTCTCCGAAGGTCACGTCCTCGATGACGTGCGGGATCGTGAGCGCGATGAACAGCGCAGCTACTACGATCAGCGCTCGTTCCAAGGCTTTCACAAGTCCGCCGTCTCTTCTCGAGCCACTCGGATGCAATCGCTCACGCTTGCCCCGCGGAGGAAGTTACCGATGAGCCTGACGTTGGGAAGGCGCGAGAGGCCTCGCCGTATGCGCGCCACGCGTTCGGCGTGACCCAACGTGTATTGTGGGATGCCGGCGTCCCAGCGGAAACCGGCGACGATTTTCGCGGGACCTAAAGATCCCGCTCCACCTTTGTTGATTTTCATGATGCGGGTGAGCTCGGCGTGTGCGGTGCGCGCAAGGTCCTCATCGCTGCAGTTCGCGACGTCGGGGTCCGTCGCGCCGCCGAAAAAGGCCGTGACCAACACCTCGTCAGACGGGCAGCGGTCGGGAAACACGACGGAATTCCAAACCGCTCCCAACATGCGGACGCCTTCTTGGCGACAGGCAAGAAATCCGAAACCGTCCAGCGGCACGCCGACGGCCGCGCGCGGGTACGCGAGCGCCAACTGCGCCATCGGCGGCGTTTCGATCTCGCGCAGCGCCGCCGCTGCGTCGGGCTCCAGCAACGCGAGCAGATCGGCCGCGGCGGGCGCCGGCAACGCGACCACCACCCAGCGCGCCTCTATCGTGGACTCCGGCAGACCTTCACATTCGAGCGCAATGCTCGCGCCCTTTTGCGACAGCCGTTTCACCCGGACGCCGGTGCGCAACGCGTCGCCGAGCGCGCGCGCGAATGCACACACGAGCGCGCGGCTTCCCTGGATGAATCCAGCGGCACGGCGCTTGACCGCGCCCGAGCGCATGCGCCGCGCCGAGCCGACCAAGACGCTGCCATCGCGACGTTCGATCTCGCGCAGCAGCGGCGCTGTGCTTTGCATCGAGAGTCGAGCCGGATCGCCCGCGAAAATCCCGGAGACGATCGGCGCCACCAGCGCATCGACGACGTCGGGGCCCGCGCGCCGCTGCGCAAACGCGGCGATCGACTCATCCGCTACATCGATTCTTCGGCGAACGAATGGCTCCATCAAGAGACGACATTTCGCGCCGGTCGAGAGCAACGGCGTCTCAAGAAAGCCGGCAAGCGACGTCGGCATCGCGTTCAGCCGGCCGTGCCTGAAGATGTAGCGCCTCGCCGCCGCGCGGTCGGCGCTCGTGAACGCTCCATCGAGATTCAATTCGCGCACGAGTTCCAAGAGCGGCTCGGCTGTTGTGAACGTTTGCGGCCCGCGGTCGGCGACATACGGACCCTGCGCAGTTGAGCCGATGCAGCCGCCCGGTACCGGCTCCGCCTCGAACAGCGCTACGCGCCGGCCCGCCTTCTGCAGATAGTAGGCGGCGGTGAGGCCGGATATCCCGGCGCCGATGACGGCAACGTCAATATCTCCAAGTTTCATGCAAGAGCCCGCTCGGCCTGATTCGCCAGGCACGCGATGTACGACGGGTGGCATTTCACCGCGCAGACGCGGCCAAATTCAGCGATGCCGGCTCTCTCGGCGACCCGTGCATACTGGATGTCGATCTCGTTGAGCGTCTCGACGTGCTCGCTGACGAATGCGACCGGCACGATGCAGACCGCGCGCGCACCGTTGCGGGCGAGTCGCTCGAGCAGCACTTCGGTGGCCGGCGCCAGCCACTTGGCCGGTCCGAGCCGGCTTTGAAACGACAAATGGACCGGGCCTGGGTGTTCCAGCCGAGCGGACGCGGCGGCGACGGAGCGTTCGACTTGTTGGAGGTACGGGTCTCCGCGTTCGATGTAGCTCAGCGGCAGGCCGTGCGCCGAGAAGATCAGGTGCACGTCCTCTGCGGGCGTGCGGAATGCGGCCAGGTGGCGCCGGGTGAGCGCGACGAGCGCGTCGATGTACAGCGGGTCGTCGCAGTAATCGTGGACCGTCAGAAGTTCCGGCGCGTAGTCGAGCGCGTGCATGGCCCGTTTGAGCTCGTTGAGGCTCGAGCGCGTGGTCGAATACGAATATTGCGGATATAAAGGAAGGAAGACGAGGCGCGTC
This window encodes:
- the hemG gene encoding protoporphyrinogen oxidase, producing the protein MKLGDIDVAVIGAGISGLTAAYYLQKAGRRVALFEAEPVPGGCIGSTAQGPYVADRGPQTFTTAEPLLELVRELNLDGAFTSADRAAARRYIFRHGRLNAMPTSLAGFLETPLLSTGAKCRLLMEPFVRRRIDVADESIAAFAQRRAGPDVVDALVAPIVSGIFAGDPARLSMQSTAPLLREIERRDGSVLVGSARRMRSGAVKRRAAGFIQGSRALVCAFARALGDALRTGVRVKRLSQKGASIALECEGLPESTIEARWVVVALPAPAAADLLALLEPDAAAALREIETPPMAQLALAYPRAAVGVPLDGFGFLACRQEGVRMLGAVWNSVVFPDRCPSDEVLVTAFFGGATDPDVANCSDEDLARTAHAELTRIMKINKGGAGSLGPAKIVAGFRWDAGIPQYTLGHAERVARIRRGLSRLPNVRLIGNFLRGASVSDCIRVAREETADL
- the hemH gene encoding ferrochelatase; translated protein: MHRAAERAGVVLAQLGGPETLDDVRPFLFNFFVDLIPDNIPVPGFLVKPTAWLISRWRAPYSRGLYASIGGGSPLRAQSEAQAQALRDELRRRGRALPVYLAMRNWRPYSQQALAHARSDGVTRLVFLPLYPQYSYSTTRSSLNELKRAMHALDYAPELLTVHDYCDDPLYIDALVALTRRHLAAFRTPAEDVHLIFSAHGLPLSYIERGDPYLQQVERSVAAASARLEHPGPVHLSFQSRLGPAKWLAPATEVLLERLARNGARAVCIVPVAFVSEHVETLNEIDIQYARVAERAGIAEFGRVCAVKCHPSYIACLANQAERALA